A stretch of Clostridium formicaceticum DNA encodes these proteins:
- a CDS encoding aspartate aminotransferase family protein codes for MKRDWMMLDEKYILPTYGRMPIVVKKGEGMYITDEEDNTYLDLFSGLAVNVLGHCHPQLLDELRDQSSQFGHISNFFYNKPAIALAEQLVEATLPGKIYFSNSGAESTEAAIKYIHKYGQENNRQGVVVFKNSFHGRTLGALKLTRMEKVQQDFPTPGFPVYELAKEDLQQLEEVFQQHKPAALLFEPVFGSGGLQVISVAFIEGARALCDQYNVLLCMDEIQTGMGRTGELFAYQYSNVTPDILLFAKGVGGGLPLGGILVAEKIAHYFKNGDHGTTFAPSPIASALGKKTMEILQAGLLLQSKEVGGYLKEELQRLKNQYPEIIGEIRGKGLMLGAVILKNHEMLKEKFVEKNILVNMTNVNILRLLPSLIIEKQHVDIFIKSFEEIIKEW; via the coding sequence ATGAAAAGAGATTGGATGATGTTGGATGAAAAATATATTCTTCCCACCTATGGTAGAATGCCTATCGTTGTAAAAAAAGGGGAAGGTATGTATATTACTGATGAAGAGGATAATACTTATTTAGATCTATTTTCTGGTTTGGCAGTAAATGTGCTGGGACATTGTCATCCTCAGCTTTTAGATGAATTGAGGGATCAAAGTAGTCAATTTGGGCATATCTCTAACTTTTTTTATAACAAACCTGCTATAGCACTGGCAGAACAATTAGTAGAAGCAACTCTTCCCGGAAAAATCTACTTTTCTAATTCTGGCGCTGAAAGCACAGAGGCAGCTATAAAGTATATTCATAAATATGGACAAGAAAACAACCGTCAGGGGGTTGTTGTGTTCAAAAACAGTTTCCATGGCAGAACTTTGGGGGCCTTGAAGTTAACGAGAATGGAAAAGGTGCAGCAGGATTTTCCTACCCCTGGTTTTCCAGTATATGAGCTTGCAAAGGAAGATTTGCAACAATTAGAAGAAGTATTTCAACAGCATAAACCAGCAGCCTTATTATTTGAGCCTGTTTTTGGCTCAGGAGGACTGCAGGTGATTTCTGTGGCCTTTATTGAAGGTGCAAGAGCCTTGTGTGATCAATATAATGTCTTATTATGCATGGATGAAATCCAGACAGGTATGGGAAGAACAGGTGAACTATTTGCTTACCAATATTCCAACGTTACCCCCGATATTTTATTGTTTGCAAAAGGTGTGGGTGGTGGATTGCCTCTTGGGGGAATCCTAGTAGCAGAAAAGATTGCTCATTATTTTAAAAATGGGGATCATGGTACCACCTTTGCCCCAAGTCCAATTGCTTCAGCTTTAGGCAAGAAAACAATGGAAATTTTACAAGCAGGATTGCTACTTCAATCAAAAGAGGTAGGAGGCTACTTAAAAGAAGAACTACAGAGATTAAAAAACCAGTATCCTGAAATCATAGGAGAAATCCGTGGTAAAGGACTGATGCTGGGGGCTGTTATCTTAAAGAATCATGAGATGCTTAAAGAAAAGTTCGTAGAAAAAAATATTTTAGTCAATATGACAAATGTAAATATTCTAAGATTACTTCCATCATTGATTATTGAAAAGCAGCATGTGGATATTTTCATTAAAAGTTTTGAAGAAATTATTAAAGAGTGGTAG
- a CDS encoding aspartate-semialdehyde dehydrogenase, protein MGLSIGVVGATGAVGRKMIEILKERNLPVDSLRAFASQRSAGEKLDFKGQEITVELLTEEVMKDKFDYLLFSAGGGVSEKYAPIAAAAGNIVIDNSSQWRMTEGIPLVVPEVNPHTLKGYKGIIANPNCSTIQMMVALAPLHRRYGIKKIVVATYQAVSGSGHKAIVELESQLKDEAYPNQVYPKRIAGNCIPHIDVFNENGFTKEELKMVYETQKILEDNTIVVNATTVRIPVVYGHSESIYLEFKEAPQVAEVKQILENAPGVVVVDAPETNGYPTPLEIANTDDTYVGRIRKDLFDPTALSLWVVADNLRKGAATNAVQIIEVMEGMK, encoded by the coding sequence ATGGGTCTATCTATTGGTGTAGTAGGAGCAACGGGAGCGGTCGGACGTAAAATGATTGAAATTTTAAAGGAAAGAAATTTGCCTGTTGATTCTTTAAGAGCTTTTGCATCTCAAAGGTCAGCTGGAGAGAAGCTAGATTTTAAAGGCCAGGAAATTACAGTAGAGCTTCTAACAGAAGAGGTTATGAAGGATAAATTTGATTATCTATTGTTTTCAGCAGGTGGTGGGGTATCAGAGAAGTATGCACCAATTGCAGCTGCAGCGGGAAATATTGTTATAGATAACTCTTCACAATGGAGAATGACCGAAGGTATTCCTTTGGTAGTGCCAGAAGTAAACCCCCACACGTTAAAGGGTTACAAGGGCATTATAGCAAACCCTAATTGTTCAACAATACAAATGATGGTGGCTTTAGCACCGTTGCATAGACGATATGGTATTAAAAAAATTGTTGTAGCTACTTACCAAGCTGTATCTGGAAGTGGGCATAAAGCTATTGTAGAATTAGAAAGTCAATTGAAGGATGAAGCTTATCCTAATCAAGTTTACCCAAAAAGAATTGCTGGTAACTGTATCCCTCATATTGATGTATTTAATGAAAATGGATTCACAAAAGAAGAATTAAAAATGGTGTACGAGACACAAAAAATACTAGAAGATAATACTATAGTAGTAAACGCTACTACTGTTAGAATTCCTGTAGTTTATGGACATAGTGAGTCTATCTATTTAGAATTCAAAGAGGCGCCTCAAGTAGCAGAAGTAAAGCAAATTTTAGAAAATGCACCAGGGGTTGTTGTAGTAGATGCTCCAGAAACCAACGGATATCCTACACCATTAGAAATAGCTAACACAGATGATACTTATGTAGGAAGAATAAGGAAAGATTTGTTTGATCCAACTGCATTATCTCTTTGGGTGGTAGCAGACAATTTAAGAAAAGGAGCTGCTACCAACGCTGTTCAAATTATAGAGGTAATGGAAGGTATGAAATAA
- a CDS encoding sulfurtransferase TusA family protein, translated as MSNIVDARGRSCPEPVVMTKQAIENFTEETLRVLVDSMVAVENIKRFAKNQGFQVDVSEGNEEYTLHIRK; from the coding sequence ATGTCTAATATTGTTGATGCAAGGGGCAGGTCTTGTCCAGAACCTGTTGTCATGACAAAACAAGCTATTGAAAACTTTACCGAGGAAACGCTACGGGTCTTAGTGGATAGTATGGTGGCAGTAGAAAATATTAAGCGCTTTGCTAAAAACCAAGGTTTTCAAGTGGACGTATCAGAAGGTAATGAGGAATATACTTTACATATAAGAAAATAG
- a CDS encoding cell wall hydrolase encodes MKIQSNKWWIGIMSITLIVVVIASVQIANAPNTEIKGSATEVEEYLEEEAEEWVYESATEEETEEDVKTNDFLTGKVKKDLQTAASSITSEEVVTVEASRSTSNTVDMSPITSDRYTVKSGDTLFLVAQRANLSLQELKSMNNISTDTIYVGQVLETKKITQSVNVAQASSNTVVTRGSQRDDDIYWLSRIIHAEAQGEPYQGKVAVGNVVLNRVRSGNFPNSIYGVIFDRQDGYVQFSPVIDGTIHNTPDRDSIQAATDALNGVRPVGEALYFLNPRKATNFWIVANRRFMKTIGDHDFYY; translated from the coding sequence ATGAAGATACAATCGAACAAGTGGTGGATTGGTATAATGTCCATCACACTTATCGTTGTAGTGATTGCTTCAGTACAAATAGCAAATGCACCTAATACAGAGATAAAAGGTAGTGCTACTGAGGTAGAGGAGTACTTAGAAGAGGAAGCGGAAGAATGGGTTTATGAGAGTGCTACAGAGGAAGAAACAGAAGAAGATGTAAAGACAAATGATTTTTTAACAGGGAAAGTTAAAAAAGATTTGCAAACAGCCGCATCTAGTATCACATCAGAAGAAGTTGTAACTGTTGAAGCGTCAAGAAGTACTAGCAATACGGTTGATATGTCTCCTATTACTTCAGACAGGTATACTGTAAAAAGTGGAGATACGTTATTTTTAGTTGCTCAAAGGGCAAATCTTTCTTTACAGGAGTTAAAGTCAATGAACAACATAAGTACTGATACAATTTATGTTGGACAAGTACTTGAAACAAAAAAAATTACTCAGTCAGTAAATGTTGCACAAGCGTCATCTAATACAGTGGTTACGAGAGGTTCTCAAAGGGATGATGATATTTATTGGTTAAGTAGAATTATTCATGCCGAAGCTCAAGGTGAGCCTTATCAAGGGAAGGTAGCAGTAGGAAATGTTGTATTAAACAGAGTTCGAAGTGGAAATTTTCCTAACAGTATTTATGGGGTTATTTTCGACAGACAAGATGGTTATGTGCAGTTTTCCCCAGTGATTGATGGTACTATCCATAATACCCCTGATAGAGATAGTATTCAGGCAGCAACAGATGCACTTAATGGGGTAAGGCCTGTAGGAGAAGCTTTGTATTTCTTAAATCCAAGAAAAGCAACAAATTTTTGGATTGTTGCCAACAGAAGATTTATGAAAACCATTGGAGATCATGATTTTTACTATTGA
- the dapD gene encoding 2,3,4,5-tetrahydropyridine-2,6-dicarboxylate N-acetyltransferase, with protein sequence MDAREIIQYIKDSEKKTPVKVYLKGQLGQIEWSKWEVKDFIQGDSGVIFGEWKNVSVLLKENEDKIVDYVLENDRRNSGVPLLDMKDIPARIEPGVTIREKVEIHKNAVIMMGAVINIGAIIGEGTMIDMNVVVGGRGIIGKNCHIGAGAVVAGVVEPPSAKPVVIEDDVVVGANAVILEGVKIGKGSVVAAGAVVTADVPENVVVAGTPAKIIKEIDDKTKSKTEIVQELRDLMGA encoded by the coding sequence ATGGATGCAAGAGAAATTATACAATACATTAAGGACAGCGAGAAAAAAACACCAGTAAAGGTATACCTGAAGGGTCAGTTGGGTCAAATAGAATGGAGTAAGTGGGAAGTAAAGGACTTTATTCAAGGAGACAGCGGTGTAATCTTTGGAGAGTGGAAAAATGTTTCTGTATTACTGAAAGAAAATGAAGATAAGATTGTAGATTATGTATTAGAAAATGATAGAAGAAACTCAGGGGTTCCATTATTGGATATGAAGGACATTCCAGCAAGAATTGAGCCAGGAGTTACGATTCGTGAAAAAGTAGAAATTCATAAAAATGCTGTTATTATGATGGGTGCTGTTATTAATATAGGTGCAATTATTGGTGAAGGCACGATGATCGATATGAATGTAGTTGTTGGCGGCAGAGGAATCATTGGGAAAAATTGTCACATAGGAGCAGGGGCTGTTGTGGCAGGTGTGGTGGAACCACCTTCAGCAAAGCCTGTTGTTATTGAAGATGATGTAGTTGTAGGAGCAAATGCAGTTATATTAGAAGGCGTAAAAATAGGCAAAGGTTCTGTGGTTGCAGCAGGAGCTGTTGTAACAGCAGATGTGCCAGAAAATGTAGTAGTGGCAGGAACACCTGCTAAAATTATTAAAGAAATTGACGATAAAACAAAATCTAAAACAGAGATTGTACAAGAACTTCGAGATTTGATGGGGGCGTAA
- a CDS encoding carbon-nitrogen hydrolase family protein has product MRKFKVAVCQMLVTENKEENLIKAEEMIREAKSQEAKIVVLPEIFNCPYNSQSMLEMAETYPGETTSRLSNLAKELSLYIIGGSIAEKSKNKVYNTSFIFGPQGELLGRHRKMHLFDIDIKGKITFKESDVFEAGDEVTVVDTGFCKIGVAICFDMRFPELMRLMVLKGAEVIIVPAAFNTTTGPAHWHETIKVRAVDNQVYFVAASPARNLQSSYHAYGFSTIMNPFGEVVGAAEEGETIVYGEIDLNYVEKVRQELPLLKNRRKDLYTLTEV; this is encoded by the coding sequence ATGCGTAAGTTTAAAGTGGCAGTTTGTCAGATGCTTGTTACAGAAAACAAGGAAGAAAACTTGATCAAAGCTGAAGAAATGATTCGAGAGGCAAAATCTCAAGAGGCAAAAATCGTCGTATTGCCAGAGATATTTAATTGTCCCTATAATAGTCAGTCAATGCTCGAAATGGCAGAGACTTATCCGGGAGAAACCACCAGTAGGTTGTCTAATCTAGCAAAGGAACTGTCATTATATATTATAGGAGGGTCAATAGCAGAAAAATCTAAGAATAAAGTTTACAATACATCCTTTATCTTTGGACCTCAGGGGGAACTTTTGGGCAGGCATAGGAAAATGCATTTATTCGATATCGATATTAAAGGGAAAATTACCTTTAAGGAATCTGATGTATTTGAAGCAGGGGATGAGGTAACGGTAGTAGATACAGGGTTTTGCAAAATAGGTGTAGCTATATGTTTTGATATGAGATTTCCAGAATTGATGAGGTTAATGGTCTTGAAAGGGGCAGAGGTTATTATCGTACCAGCGGCCTTTAATACTACTACGGGGCCTGCCCATTGGCATGAAACCATTAAGGTGAGGGCTGTAGATAATCAAGTATATTTTGTGGCGGCATCTCCTGCCCGCAACCTACAATCCAGTTATCATGCCTATGGATTCTCTACGATTATGAATCCTTTTGGAGAAGTAGTGGGTGCTGCCGAAGAAGGAGAAACCATAGTTTATGGTGAGATTGATTTAAATTATGTAGAAAAGGTGAGACAGGAGCTTCCTTTATTGAAGAATAGAAGAAAGGACTTATATACATTAACAGAAGTATAA
- the dapB gene encoding 4-hydroxy-tetrahydrodipicolinate reductase yields MNLLIAGISGIMGQKIYKLATEDNYWSKVEGVDEKNPFDTVQEVPSVVIDFSHPTALQGVLKYCVDNKVPLVIGTTGFEAEEQQLIEKASKTIPILQATNMSLGMNIMFSLVEQVASILKDKVDIEVVEAHHNRKKDAPSGSATTIIESIEKGLGETRKHVHGREGQCPREKGEIGVHAIRGGNIVGLHEASFIHDLETIKITHEAYDRSVFAQGALEAAKFLIGKENRIYNMKDVLGLK; encoded by the coding sequence ATGAATTTATTAATAGCTGGTATTAGCGGAATAATGGGACAGAAGATTTATAAATTAGCAACGGAGGACAATTACTGGAGTAAAGTAGAGGGTGTAGATGAAAAAAATCCCTTTGATACAGTTCAGGAAGTGCCAAGTGTAGTCATTGACTTTTCTCATCCAACTGCACTGCAGGGAGTTTTAAAATATTGTGTAGATAATAAGGTGCCTTTAGTTATTGGGACTACTGGATTTGAAGCTGAAGAACAGCAACTCATTGAGAAGGCTTCAAAAACCATCCCTATCTTACAGGCAACCAATATGTCTTTAGGCATGAACATCATGTTTTCTTTAGTAGAGCAGGTAGCATCTATTTTAAAGGATAAGGTTGATATTGAAGTGGTAGAAGCCCATCATAATAGAAAGAAGGATGCACCGTCAGGCAGTGCTACCACCATTATAGAATCTATAGAAAAAGGGTTAGGAGAAACAAGAAAACATGTCCATGGTAGAGAAGGTCAGTGTCCTCGGGAGAAAGGGGAAATTGGCGTTCATGCTATCCGTGGAGGAAACATTGTAGGGTTACATGAAGCAAGTTTTATCCACGATTTAGAGACTATAAAAATTACCCATGAAGCTTATGATCGTTCAGTATTTGCACAAGGAGCGCTAGAGGCTGCTAAGTTTTTAATTGGTAAGGAAAATAGGATTTATAATATGAAGGATGTTTTAGGTCTAAAATAA
- the yedE gene encoding YedE family putative selenium transporter, with protein MREGKSKIIASGGLVGLFAALLVKFGNPVNMGICVACFFRDIAGGLGLHRAAAVQYLRPEIPGFILGAFGMAQVKGEFKPRGGSTPLLRFILGFFLMIGALVFLGCPLRMILRLANGDLNALLGLFGYVAGIWIGIQFLKQGFTLGKSTKQATISGYTLPVFSVILLIFLLMAPAFIFFSESGPGSMTAPITLALAAGLIVGAILQRTRLCTAGGIRDIILIRDYHYLWGLIGIFVFALLGNLIFNFDTFKIGFQDQPIAHNDHLWNFLGMTLAGIAAVLLGGCPLRQSILAGEGDTDAAVTILGLIAGAAFAHNFSLAASPQGVGFNGKVAVIIGLIVVLAIGYGVVKSVTLQRESLKTKGGIGTNV; from the coding sequence ATGAGGGAAGGTAAAAGCAAAATCATTGCATCTGGAGGCCTAGTAGGCCTATTCGCAGCCTTATTGGTGAAGTTTGGAAATCCCGTAAACATGGGAATATGCGTAGCCTGTTTTTTTAGAGACATCGCAGGAGGATTAGGATTGCATAGAGCCGCTGCAGTACAATATTTAAGACCAGAAATCCCAGGTTTTATTTTAGGGGCTTTTGGTATGGCACAGGTTAAAGGAGAATTTAAACCTAGGGGTGGTTCTACACCATTGCTGCGGTTTATACTGGGTTTTTTCCTGATGATTGGTGCCTTGGTCTTCTTAGGTTGCCCTTTAAGAATGATTTTACGCCTTGCTAATGGTGACCTTAATGCATTATTAGGTTTGTTCGGTTATGTTGCTGGTATTTGGATAGGGATTCAGTTTTTAAAACAAGGCTTTACGCTGGGCAAGAGTACAAAGCAAGCCACGATTTCCGGCTATACCCTACCGGTTTTTTCTGTTATTTTATTAATTTTTCTTTTGATGGCGCCAGCCTTTATTTTCTTTAGTGAAAGTGGGCCTGGATCTATGACGGCACCTATTACTTTGGCACTGGCAGCAGGACTGATTGTTGGTGCTATTTTACAAAGAACACGTCTTTGTACAGCTGGAGGGATTCGAGATATTATATTAATTAGAGATTATCATTATTTGTGGGGACTTATCGGTATATTTGTATTTGCACTTTTAGGTAACCTTATCTTTAACTTTGATACTTTTAAAATAGGTTTTCAGGATCAACCCATTGCCCACAACGATCATCTATGGAACTTCCTTGGTATGACTTTAGCTGGAATTGCTGCTGTTTTATTGGGAGGATGTCCTTTAAGACAATCTATTTTAGCTGGAGAAGGAGATACAGATGCTGCAGTAACCATTTTAGGTCTTATTGCAGGCGCCGCCTTTGCCCATAATTTTTCTTTAGCAGCAAGTCCTCAGGGAGTTGGTTTCAATGGTAAAGTAGCTGTTATTATCGGCCTTATAGTAGTTTTAGCTATCGGCTATGGCGTTGTAAAATCTGTAACACTTCAAAGAGAATCATTGAAAACAAAAGGAGGTATTGGAACAAATGTCTAA
- a CDS encoding DUF134 domain-containing protein: MARPRKWRKVCCLPESDRFGPLNASMNETCFVTMTIDEYETIRLIDLKNFTQEECANKMNIARTTVQGIYNDARKKLAESLVNGKVLRIEGGDYKLCEGLEKSCSCGGCRGLRCGEEFMEDCFE, from the coding sequence ATGGCTAGACCGAGAAAGTGGAGAAAAGTATGTTGCTTGCCGGAAAGTGATAGATTTGGACCGCTTAATGCTTCGATGAATGAGACGTGCTTTGTTACGATGACGATTGATGAGTATGAAACCATAAGACTGATCGACTTAAAGAATTTTACGCAGGAAGAATGTGCCAACAAAATGAATATTGCACGAACGACTGTTCAGGGGATCTATAATGATGCAAGAAAAAAACTTGCAGAATCACTGGTGAACGGAAAAGTGTTGAGGATTGAAGGTGGCGATTATAAGCTTTGTGAAGGCTTAGAAAAATCCTGCAGCTGCGGCGGATGTCGTGGGCTTAGATGCGGTGAAGAGTTTATGGAGGACTGTTTTGAATAA
- a CDS encoding aspartate kinase, translating into MEIVVQKYGGSSLATVEKIKEVANKVIKKKEEGYHVVVIVSAMGKTTDELISLAKGITDHPVPREMDMLLTTGEQISIALLSMALNAKGYSAVSFTGSQLNIQTTSIHQKARIKDIETTKLIEALEENKIVVVAGFQGVTKDNEYTTLGRGGSDTSAVALAAKLGGRCEIYTDVDGIYTMDPRKLKRARKIEKINYEEMMEMASLGAGVMHYRAVELGHKYKIPIYVASTFSEERGTMITNGGDTSMEEILITGMASSLDDIQVTLLNIPSSTSSLYRLFGELAEEEVNVDMISQMLTEDNKMNVSFTIPKTDLHVAEEIVEKWREEDSAIQWEVNTDIAKISVVGLGMRSHSGVAGKVFELMAKNNIEIKMVTTSEIKITWVVDQKDELRAVEVIGSGFGLEMAE; encoded by the coding sequence ATGGAGATTGTGGTACAAAAATACGGGGGCTCATCTTTAGCTACAGTAGAAAAAATAAAAGAAGTAGCTAATAAAGTCATTAAAAAAAAAGAAGAAGGGTACCATGTAGTAGTGATTGTTTCTGCTATGGGTAAAACAACGGATGAACTAATTTCCTTAGCAAAAGGTATAACAGATCATCCAGTACCACGGGAAATGGACATGCTTTTGACCACTGGAGAACAAATTTCTATAGCTTTATTGTCTATGGCTTTAAATGCTAAGGGATACTCAGCTGTGTCCTTCACAGGATCACAGCTTAATATTCAAACTACCTCCATTCATCAAAAAGCTAGAATTAAGGATATCGAAACCACGAAATTAATCGAAGCTTTAGAAGAAAATAAAATCGTAGTAGTAGCAGGATTCCAAGGAGTTACAAAAGACAATGAATATACAACATTGGGACGCGGAGGCAGCGATACCTCAGCTGTTGCCCTGGCTGCTAAGCTAGGAGGGAGATGTGAGATCTATACAGATGTAGATGGTATTTACACAATGGACCCAAGAAAGCTAAAAAGAGCAAGAAAAATAGAAAAAATCAATTATGAAGAGATGATGGAGATGGCTAGCTTAGGTGCTGGTGTGATGCACTATCGCGCTGTTGAACTGGGTCATAAGTATAAAATTCCAATTTATGTTGCATCTACATTTTCTGAAGAAAGAGGAACAATGATAACAAATGGAGGAGATACTTCAATGGAGGAAATCTTAATTACTGGCATGGCTTCAAGTTTAGATGACATACAGGTTACACTATTAAATATTCCTTCTTCTACCAGTAGTTTATATAGATTGTTTGGAGAGTTAGCAGAGGAAGAAGTAAATGTGGATATGATTTCACAAATGCTTACTGAAGACAATAAAATGAATGTCAGCTTTACAATTCCTAAAACAGACCTACACGTTGCAGAAGAAATTGTAGAGAAGTGGAGAGAAGAAGACAGTGCTATTCAGTGGGAGGTTAATACTGACATTGCTAAGATCTCTGTTGTGGGGTTAGGTATGCGTTCTCACTCTGGTGTAGCTGGAAAAGTATTTGAGCTGATGGCAAAAAACAATATTGAAATTAAGATGGTAACAACCTCAGAAATCAAAATAACCTGGGTAGTTGATCAAAAGGATGAGCTAAGAGCCGTTGAAGTAATCGGCAGCGGATTTGGATTGGAGATGGCAGAATGA
- a CDS encoding lysophospholipid acyltransferase family protein, producing MRKFLGVIHFLFYAIYVTIFVIPKVKKLQKEGRIQEKRNLTDRVGKRWCEILIGATGSTVEVKGLENIPKEGPVLFVSNHQGYFDIPVLLLYLPKSLGFLAKIELKSWPIINKWLDCIEGVFIDRNDIRQSLAAIKQTTENLKSGQSMVIFPEGTRSKSSELSPFKPGSLKPAQKANVPIIPIAIQNTYKILEANNDRNLTAAKVVLTIAPPIYYNDASKDTSSDLIVKVYEIIKDNLQSS from the coding sequence ATGAGAAAATTTTTAGGCGTAATTCATTTCTTATTCTATGCTATTTATGTTACCATTTTTGTTATTCCAAAAGTAAAAAAATTACAAAAAGAAGGTCGTATTCAGGAAAAAAGAAATTTAACAGATAGAGTTGGTAAACGCTGGTGTGAAATATTGATAGGTGCCACCGGAAGTACTGTAGAGGTAAAAGGTTTGGAAAACATCCCCAAAGAAGGACCCGTATTATTTGTAAGTAACCATCAAGGTTATTTTGATATACCTGTTTTGCTGCTTTATTTACCAAAATCCCTGGGTTTTTTAGCAAAAATTGAGTTAAAAAGTTGGCCTATCATCAATAAATGGTTGGATTGTATTGAGGGAGTTTTCATAGATCGCAATGATATACGTCAGTCCCTGGCAGCGATTAAACAAACTACTGAAAATCTTAAGTCTGGTCAGTCTATGGTGATCTTCCCAGAAGGAACAAGAAGTAAGAGTAGCGAACTTAGTCCCTTTAAGCCCGGCAGCTTAAAACCAGCTCAAAAAGCAAATGTACCTATTATTCCTATTGCGATTCAAAATACTTATAAAATATTAGAAGCCAATAACGATAGAAATCTTACCGCAGCAAAAGTAGTACTAACCATTGCCCCTCCTATTTATTACAATGATGCTTCTAAGGATACTTCCAGTGATTTAATCGTTAAGGTATATGAAATTATTAAAGATAATTTACAAAGTTCCTAA
- a CDS encoding DNA-3-methyladenine glycosylase produces the protein MKKLTKAFYHRPTLEVSKDLLGKFLVHQIGVDRYVGKIVEVEAYIGEIDKACHAYNNKVTNRTKVLYDPPGTAYVYLIYGMYYCFNVVTEEAGKAAAVLIRAVEPIEGLEKMVENRYKKKINEITKKQLINLTNGPGKLCMAMNITKNNNGMDLFNDELYIIEDKETSSFDTMTTTRINIDYAEEAIDFPWRFYIKDSSYVSKK, from the coding sequence ATGAAGAAATTAACGAAAGCCTTTTACCATCGACCTACCTTAGAGGTATCCAAGGATTTATTGGGAAAATTTTTAGTGCATCAGATAGGCGTAGATCGGTATGTCGGCAAGATTGTAGAGGTAGAGGCCTATATAGGAGAAATTGATAAGGCTTGTCATGCTTATAATAATAAAGTTACCAATAGAACAAAAGTATTATATGACCCTCCAGGTACTGCTTATGTTTATTTAATTTATGGCATGTATTATTGCTTCAATGTTGTCACAGAAGAGGCAGGCAAGGCGGCGGCTGTGCTGATTAGAGCTGTAGAACCGATAGAAGGTTTAGAGAAGATGGTGGAAAACAGATATAAAAAAAAGATAAATGAAATAACAAAAAAACAGCTTATTAATTTAACCAATGGTCCAGGTAAGCTTTGTATGGCGATGAATATAACAAAAAACAACAATGGGATGGATCTCTTTAATGATGAATTATATATAATAGAAGATAAAGAAACTTCCTCTTTTGATACAATGACTACTACAAGAATTAACATAGATTATGCAGAAGAGGCCATAGATTTTCCCTGGAGGTTTTATATAAAGGATAGCTCTTATGTATCAAAAAAATAG
- the dapA gene encoding 4-hydroxy-tetrahydrodipicolinate synthase: MFKGAGVAIITPFKDDQIDLPAFERLIDFQIQNDIQALIVLGTTGEASTQTWEERETVIKAAVAKTNKKVPVIVGTGSNNTEVAIKYTKQAEALGADGVLVVTPYYNKCTQKGLIQHYTEIARATSLPVILYNVPSRTGVNIEPQTVVELAKVQNIIGVKEASANMGQILEIKRLVPESFKIWSGNDDNILPIYSCGGDGVISVLANVVPKETQAMCKAFEEGNIKEAIRLQVYYKKLINLLFVEVNPIPTKAALSAMGYAENQLRLPLTPMEEENMKKLVEEMKYLQII; encoded by the coding sequence ATGTTTAAAGGCGCAGGTGTTGCCATTATTACCCCTTTCAAAGATGACCAGATTGACCTACCAGCTTTTGAAAGACTTATTGACTTTCAAATACAAAACGATATACAGGCCTTAATTGTATTAGGTACTACTGGGGAAGCATCAACACAAACATGGGAAGAAAGGGAGACCGTAATAAAAGCTGCCGTAGCAAAAACAAATAAAAAAGTTCCTGTGATTGTTGGAACAGGTTCTAATAACACAGAAGTAGCTATCAAATATACAAAGCAGGCAGAAGCTTTAGGAGCTGACGGTGTTTTAGTGGTAACTCCTTATTACAACAAGTGTACACAAAAAGGTTTGATACAGCATTATACAGAAATCGCAAGAGCAACATCTCTGCCAGTAATTCTTTATAATGTTCCTTCGAGAACTGGTGTAAATATTGAGCCACAAACAGTGGTGGAACTTGCTAAAGTACAAAATATTATTGGCGTAAAGGAAGCCAGTGCAAATATGGGTCAGATACTTGAAATTAAAAGATTAGTACCAGAAAGTTTTAAAATTTGGTCTGGTAATGATGATAATATCCTACCGATCTATTCCTGTGGTGGTGATGGGGTAATTTCTGTATTGGCCAATGTTGTACCAAAGGAAACCCAAGCTATGTGCAAAGCTTTTGAAGAGGGAAATATAAAAGAAGCCATTAGACTTCAAGTTTATTATAAAAAACTAATCAACCTGTTGTTTGTAGAGGTAAATCCAATTCCTACGAAGGCAGCTTTAAGCGCAATGGGGTATGCTGAAAATCAACTAAGACTTCCCTTAACTCCTATGGAGGAAGAAAACATGAAGAAATTAGTGGAGGAAATGAAGTATCTACAAATCATATAG